The following are from one region of the Salvia hispanica cultivar TCC Black 2014 chromosome 1, UniMelb_Shisp_WGS_1.0, whole genome shotgun sequence genome:
- the LOC125204960 gene encoding myosin-10-like isoform X3, whose protein sequence is MLRDSKSEGFDLLRRLEFHVKTLSESREGDKKRIADLERELSNCIQEIGDYLQDQLGLRNSSLNYPGEQACSCGFKLAEMENLEAEVGRLKEQTKMSEFEKSLLMQELEDKEEEIICSASRIENLEESISSMALEYQCEIESIKLDASTLEHNLFETKKLLEEKTQENSTLNGLIEDLETRHQDTCQVIERLWKENNDLTEKLHISDLSVRAFVKDVEEQLHGWLSENEGQPSSKLKKYTSTYGNVLGPLFYKLVILRARDGDLRNKIDDMLRQIDDQECLARNLKEQLRDQRVKAKEEAEDLAQEMAELRYQLTLKLDEEYKRRASIEHLSVQRISELEAQIAEERKKSTSSLDIVPHKQ, encoded by the exons ATGCTGAGAGATTCCAAGTCCGAGGGGTTTGATCTACTCAGG AGATTGGAATTCCATGTTAAAACATTGTCTGAATCCCGCGAAGGTGACAAGAAGCGCATAGCAGATTTAGAAAGAGAACTCAGCAACTGCATCCAAGAAATAGGTG ATTACTTGCAGGATCAACTAGGCTTGAGGAACTCAAGCCTTAACTATCCTGGCGAGCAAGCATGTAGCTGTGGCTTTAAACTTGCAGAGATGGAAAATTTAGAAGCGGAGGTAGGTAGGTTAAAGGAACAGACAAAGATGTCCGAGTTCGAAAAGTCATTGTTGATGCAAGAATTAGAGGATAAGGAGGAGGAAATAATATGTTCAGCATCGCGCATTGAAAACCTGGAGGAATCTATTTCATCTATGGCATTAGAATATCAGTGTGAAATAGAGAGCATAAAGCTGGACGCAAGTACATTGGAGCATAATCtttttgaaacaaaaaagTTGCTGGAAGAAAAAACTCAAGAGAATTCAACATTGAATGGGTTGATTGAAGACCTTGAAACTAGACATCAGGACACATGCCAAGTCATCGAGAGATTATGGAAGGAAAATAATGATTTGACAGAAAAATTGCACATTTCTGATTTGAGTGTCAGAGCATTCGTCAAGGATGTGGAAGAGCAATTACATGGCTGGCTGTCGGAAAATGAGGGCCAGCCTTCGAGTAAACTAAAGAAATATACAAG CACATATGGCAATGTCTTGGGCCCGCTCTTTTATAAACTCGTTATTTTGAGAGCAAGAGATGGAGATTTGAGAAACAAGATTGACGATATGTTGCGACAGATAGATGACCAAGAATGTCTTGCAAGAAATCTCAAG GAGCAACTGAGAGACCAAAGGGTAAAAGCAAAAGAAGAAGCCGAGGATTTGGCTCAGGAAATGGCTGAGCTAAGGTATCAGCTGACACTCAAGCTTGATGAAGAGTATAAACGCCGTGCCAGCATTGAGCATCTGTCTGTACAGAGAATATCTGAATTGGAGGCTCAG ATTGCAGAAGAACGAAAGAAATCCACCAGCTCTCTAGATATTGTACCCCACAAACAGTGA
- the LOC125205808 gene encoding 60S ribosomal protein L44 — protein MVNVPKTKKTYCKSKECKKHTLHKVTQYKKGKDSLAAQGKRRYDRKQSGYGGQTKPVFHKKAKTTKKIVLRLQCQGCKHVSQHPIKRCKHFEIGGDKKGKGTSLF, from the exons ATG gtGAACGTTCCAAAAACCAAGAAGACTTACTGCAAGTCGAAGGAATGCAAGAAGCACACCTTGCATAAGGTCACCCAGTACAAGAAGGGGAAGGATAGCTTAGCTGCTCAGGGTAAGCGTCGTTATGACCGGAAGCAGTCGGGTTATGGTGGTCAGACCAAGCCTGTCTTCCACAAGAAG GCTAAAACGACTAAGAAGATTGTGCTGAGGTTGCAATGCCAGGGTTGCAAACATGTTTCCCAGCACCCGATCAAG AGATGCAAGCACTTTGAAATCGGTGGAGATAAGAAGGGCAAGGGAACATCGCTATTCTAA
- the LOC125204960 gene encoding myosin-10-like isoform X2 — protein sequence MSGGLSGGSDGSFDADDLSEIRERFKELTKEKEMLRDSKSEGFDLLRRLEFHVKTLSESREGDKKRIADLERELSNCIQEIDYLQDQLGLRNSSLNYPGEQACSCGFKLAEMENLEAEVGRLKEQTKMSEFEKSLLMQELEDKEEEIICSASRIENLEESISSMALEYQCEIESIKLDASTLEHNLFETKKLLEEKTQENSTLNGLIEDLETRHQDTCQVIERLWKENNDLTEKLHISDLSVRAFVKDVEEQLHGWLSENEGQPSSKLKKYTSTYGNVLGPLFYKLVILRARDGDLRNKIDDMLRQIDDQECLARNLKEQLRDQRVKAKEEAEDLAQEMAELRYQLTLKLDEEYKRRASIEHLSVQRISELEAQIAEERKKSTSSLDIVPHKQ from the exons ATGTCTGGTGGCTTAAGTGGGGGTAGTGATGGCTCTTTTGATGCTGATGACTTGTCGGAGATCCGTGAACGATTTAAGGAG CTTACGAAGGAAAAGGAGATGCTGAGAGATTCCAAGTCCGAGGGGTTTGATCTACTCAGG AGATTGGAATTCCATGTTAAAACATTGTCTGAATCCCGCGAAGGTGACAAGAAGCGCATAGCAGATTTAGAAAGAGAACTCAGCAACTGCATCCAAGAAATAG ATTACTTGCAGGATCAACTAGGCTTGAGGAACTCAAGCCTTAACTATCCTGGCGAGCAAGCATGTAGCTGTGGCTTTAAACTTGCAGAGATGGAAAATTTAGAAGCGGAGGTAGGTAGGTTAAAGGAACAGACAAAGATGTCCGAGTTCGAAAAGTCATTGTTGATGCAAGAATTAGAGGATAAGGAGGAGGAAATAATATGTTCAGCATCGCGCATTGAAAACCTGGAGGAATCTATTTCATCTATGGCATTAGAATATCAGTGTGAAATAGAGAGCATAAAGCTGGACGCAAGTACATTGGAGCATAATCtttttgaaacaaaaaagTTGCTGGAAGAAAAAACTCAAGAGAATTCAACATTGAATGGGTTGATTGAAGACCTTGAAACTAGACATCAGGACACATGCCAAGTCATCGAGAGATTATGGAAGGAAAATAATGATTTGACAGAAAAATTGCACATTTCTGATTTGAGTGTCAGAGCATTCGTCAAGGATGTGGAAGAGCAATTACATGGCTGGCTGTCGGAAAATGAGGGCCAGCCTTCGAGTAAACTAAAGAAATATACAAG CACATATGGCAATGTCTTGGGCCCGCTCTTTTATAAACTCGTTATTTTGAGAGCAAGAGATGGAGATTTGAGAAACAAGATTGACGATATGTTGCGACAGATAGATGACCAAGAATGTCTTGCAAGAAATCTCAAG GAGCAACTGAGAGACCAAAGGGTAAAAGCAAAAGAAGAAGCCGAGGATTTGGCTCAGGAAATGGCTGAGCTAAGGTATCAGCTGACACTCAAGCTTGATGAAGAGTATAAACGCCGTGCCAGCATTGAGCATCTGTCTGTACAGAGAATATCTGAATTGGAGGCTCAG ATTGCAGAAGAACGAAAGAAATCCACCAGCTCTCTAGATATTGTACCCCACAAACAGTGA
- the LOC125193496 gene encoding protein FAR1-RELATED SEQUENCE 5-like produces MGDSIINFDLDVFPEVACVPAYPDELRPYVGMKFHSLDEGIAYGRETGFDRGIEMDEMHAQEGFITKRRRTSKRLGEVHMRFIWDCTKANIGPTMTFKFLNEFLGGYDTVGINVAELSNYVQGLKTYVEGSDAQILLDEMARKKKACPDFTYQYCMIFSPFTGKDYHGKPVTFGAALLSNETTESYSWLFKHFLESMGQAPKMIVTDQDRGMRAAIRDVLVDTKHRWCMWHIMLKLTDKIPRRSLENEELKKEISACVWSEVLEPEEFEDSWMGIMERYELLHVEWFVTMFDDREMWVPAYFRDFPMGSLIRTTSVSESENSFYKTFTRPRSNLVEFIMNFDHALAAQRNSSSKLDYMDSTIIPPFSSQLVLEKHAATKYTDHMFKRVQREIVDALHHCSTDGLLKDDVLEISTIKDKYSKSWVVTYTTSEDSYSCSCKLFGREGILCSHIFLVFKNRFLKVIPDKYFHVRWLKTALADAIRGPARCLGDPELLSDPNQLSKNKVADIFFSYMKKFDGDSAIIDLFSAGIDELGKSLMTRIHEPSSADKDKPVKDFYFAEKPAVVRVHPPSVVSTKGSKSDSKSRLVSAKEKTIKLNNKPLRQCKKCGEFGHHDSRNCGRQKGK; encoded by the exons ATGGGCGACTCGAtcatcaattttgatttggatgTTTTTCCTGAAG TTGCATGTGTGCCAGCATACCCCGACGAACTCCGTCCTTATGTTGGTATGAAATTCCATTCATTAGATGAGGGTATTGCCTATGGGCGTGAAACTGGTTTCGAT AGAGGGATTGAAATGGATGAGATGCATGCACAAGAGGGTTTTATAACCAAACGTAGACGCACATCCAAAAG GTTGGGTGAAGTACACATGCGATTCATATGGGACTGCACGAAAGCCAATATTGGACCCACCATGACATTCAAATTCTTGAATGAGTTCTTGGGCGGCTATGACACTGTGGGAATCAACGTGGCAGAACTTAGTAATTATGTCCAAGGTCTGAAAACTTATGTCGAAGGTTCTGATGCACAAATATTGTTAGATGAAATGGCGAGGAAAAAGAAGGCATGTCCTGATTTCACATATCA GTATTGCATGATATTTTCACCCTTCACGGGCAAGGATTACCATGGAAAGCCAGTCACATTTGGAGCTGCACTCTTATCCAATGAGACCACAGAATCTTATTCATGGCTCTTCAAGCATTTTTTGGAATCCATGGGTCAAGCTCCTAAGATGATTGTTACTGACCAAGATAGAGGTATGAGAGCTGCTATTCGTGATGTTTTGGTGGATACAAAGCATAGATGGTGCATGTGGCACATTATGCTTAAACTTACCGACAAAATTCCAAGGAGATCTCTAGAAAATGAAGAGTTGAAAAAAGAGATCAGTGCTTGTGTGTGGTCTGAGGTACTAGAGCCGGAAGAGTTTGAAGATTCATGGATGGGGATAATGGAGCGTTATGAGCTTCTTCATGTCGAGTGGTTTGTAACAATGTTTGACGATAGAGAGATGTGGGTCCCTGCCTATTTTAGAGACTTTCCCATGGGGTCTCTTATTAGGACGACATCTGTTTCCGAGTCTGAGAATAGCTTCTATAAAACATTCACAAGACCTCGCTCCAATCTAGTTGAGTTCatcatgaattttgatcaTGCATTGGCTGCACAGAGAAATTCTAGCTCGAAGTTAGATTATATGGATTCAACTATTATACCACCGTTCTCCAGTCAGTTGGTATTAGAAAAACATGCTGCAACAAAGTACACTGATCACATGTTCAAGAGAGTGCAACGTGAGATAGTGGATGCATTGCACCATTGTAGCACTGATGGTTTGTTGAAAGATGATGTGTTAGAGATCTCCACAATAAAGGACAAGTATAGTAAATCTTGGGTTGTTACCTACACGACCAGTGAGGATTCGTATTCCTGTTCTTGCAAATTGTTTGGGAGAGAGGGAATTCTTTGTAGtcatatatttttggttttcaaGAACAGGTTTTTGAAGGTTATACCTGATAAGTACTTCCATGTGAGGTGGTTGAAGACTGCCTTAGCTGATGCTATTCGTGGACCAGCTCGATGTTTGGGAGATCCTGAACTTTTATCAGATCCAAACCAACTGTCAAAGAATAAAGTTGCTGACATATTTTTCAGTTACATGAAAAAATTTGATGGTGATAGTGCCATCATTGATTTGTTTTCAGCTGGAATTGATGAGCTTGGGAAGAGTCTTATGACAAGAATCCATGAACCATCTTCAGCAGACAAGGATAAGCCAGTTAAAGATTTCTATTTTGCTGAAAAGCCAGCTGTGGTTAGAGTACATCCACCATCAGTTGTGTCCACCAAAGGTTCGAAAAGTGATTCTAAAAGCCGTTTGGTGTCCGCGAAGGAAAAGACTATAAAGTTGAACAACAAACCATTGCGTCAGTGTAAAAAATGTGGCGAATTTGGTCACCATGACTCTAGGAACTGTGGTcgacaaaagggaaaataa
- the LOC125204960 gene encoding myosin-10-like isoform X1, with protein sequence MSGGLSGGSDGSFDADDLSEIRERFKELTKEKEMLRDSKSEGFDLLRRLEFHVKTLSESREGDKKRIADLERELSNCIQEIGDYLQDQLGLRNSSLNYPGEQACSCGFKLAEMENLEAEVGRLKEQTKMSEFEKSLLMQELEDKEEEIICSASRIENLEESISSMALEYQCEIESIKLDASTLEHNLFETKKLLEEKTQENSTLNGLIEDLETRHQDTCQVIERLWKENNDLTEKLHISDLSVRAFVKDVEEQLHGWLSENEGQPSSKLKKYTSTYGNVLGPLFYKLVILRARDGDLRNKIDDMLRQIDDQECLARNLKEQLRDQRVKAKEEAEDLAQEMAELRYQLTLKLDEEYKRRASIEHLSVQRISELEAQIAEERKKSTSSLDIVPHKQ encoded by the exons ATGTCTGGTGGCTTAAGTGGGGGTAGTGATGGCTCTTTTGATGCTGATGACTTGTCGGAGATCCGTGAACGATTTAAGGAG CTTACGAAGGAAAAGGAGATGCTGAGAGATTCCAAGTCCGAGGGGTTTGATCTACTCAGG AGATTGGAATTCCATGTTAAAACATTGTCTGAATCCCGCGAAGGTGACAAGAAGCGCATAGCAGATTTAGAAAGAGAACTCAGCAACTGCATCCAAGAAATAGGTG ATTACTTGCAGGATCAACTAGGCTTGAGGAACTCAAGCCTTAACTATCCTGGCGAGCAAGCATGTAGCTGTGGCTTTAAACTTGCAGAGATGGAAAATTTAGAAGCGGAGGTAGGTAGGTTAAAGGAACAGACAAAGATGTCCGAGTTCGAAAAGTCATTGTTGATGCAAGAATTAGAGGATAAGGAGGAGGAAATAATATGTTCAGCATCGCGCATTGAAAACCTGGAGGAATCTATTTCATCTATGGCATTAGAATATCAGTGTGAAATAGAGAGCATAAAGCTGGACGCAAGTACATTGGAGCATAATCtttttgaaacaaaaaagTTGCTGGAAGAAAAAACTCAAGAGAATTCAACATTGAATGGGTTGATTGAAGACCTTGAAACTAGACATCAGGACACATGCCAAGTCATCGAGAGATTATGGAAGGAAAATAATGATTTGACAGAAAAATTGCACATTTCTGATTTGAGTGTCAGAGCATTCGTCAAGGATGTGGAAGAGCAATTACATGGCTGGCTGTCGGAAAATGAGGGCCAGCCTTCGAGTAAACTAAAGAAATATACAAG CACATATGGCAATGTCTTGGGCCCGCTCTTTTATAAACTCGTTATTTTGAGAGCAAGAGATGGAGATTTGAGAAACAAGATTGACGATATGTTGCGACAGATAGATGACCAAGAATGTCTTGCAAGAAATCTCAAG GAGCAACTGAGAGACCAAAGGGTAAAAGCAAAAGAAGAAGCCGAGGATTTGGCTCAGGAAATGGCTGAGCTAAGGTATCAGCTGACACTCAAGCTTGATGAAGAGTATAAACGCCGTGCCAGCATTGAGCATCTGTCTGTACAGAGAATATCTGAATTGGAGGCTCAG ATTGCAGAAGAACGAAAGAAATCCACCAGCTCTCTAGATATTGTACCCCACAAACAGTGA
- the LOC125204813 gene encoding proline-rich receptor-like protein kinase PERK7 → MSKAESSESPPPPPKADHHDAGEKAPPTPPKVDHHEKSPPPAPPEDLSSSSSTSDDESSSVSSSPSYKSTKKPPKPEPTQPPPNQEMERSPSAYRIPPSVFERNKSSAAGDWSVASNDSLFSIHVGNMSFTNDQYMWRSEELTPPPPAAGGDHMFTYPAHSANGGVADMRSHELGLAEATMLEVIKENEGRSPPPRVPVPAEVRKARRSAGSNQSNMSFAFSVAGGDTERIPSSIKSPEKTPVEPQQHDHDEPIEKEAQPPRSKWLCCCSCWPFRS, encoded by the exons ATGAGTAAAGCGGAATCTAGTgaatcaccaccaccaccacccaaAGCCGACCACCACGATGCCGGAGAAAAAGCACCACCAACTCCACCAAAAGTCGACCACCACGAAAAATCACCACCACCAGCACCTCCCGAAGACCTaagctcctcctcctccacctccgACGATGAGTCCTCCTCCGTCTCCTCTTCTCCTTCCTACAAATCCACTAAAAAACCCCCGAAGCCGGAGCCCACGCAGCCGCCCCCAAATCAGGAGATGGAGCGCAGCCCCTCCGCCTACCGGATCCCGCCCTCCGTCTTCGAGCGCAACAAGTCGTCCGCCGCCGGTGACTGGAGCGTCGCCTCCAACGACTCCCTCTTCAGCATCCACGTCGGCAACATGAGCTTCACCAACGATCAGTACATGTGGCGCTCCGAGGAGCTCACACCTCCACCTCCGGCCGCCGGAGGCGACCACATGTTCACGTACCCCGCGCATTCGGCGAATGGAGGGGTCGCTGATATGAGGAGCCACGAGCTCGGGCTCGCGGAGGCTACCATGCTGGAGGTGATCAAGGAGAACGAGGGTCGGAGTCCTCCCCCGCGGGTGCCGGTGCCGGCAGAAGTGCGAAAAGCGCGGCGTTCCGCGGGGAGCAACCAGAGCAACATGTCGTTCGCCTTTTCCGT AGCGGGAGGAGACACAGAGAGGATACCTAGCTCGATAAAGTCGCCGGAGAAAACCCCAGTAGAGCCGCAGCAGCACGATCACGATGAACCAATAGAAAAAGAGGCTCAACCACCTCGATCGAAATGGTTATGTTGTTGCTCGTGTTGGCCATTTCGTTCGTGA